The following nucleotide sequence is from Cellvibrio sp. PSBB006.
TTCCGGCCACGCCATCGTCACCTTGCGCGACGGTCGTATGATTTCATTAGCCGGATTGTTTGTCGCGAGCAAAGTCTCTGTATCGAGTCCCCTGGCAGAACAACTCGGTTGCGATCTGGAAGAAAGTCCACTCGGTTTTATCATTAAAACAGATGCACTTAAAGAGACGAGCATTCGCCATGTGTTTGCCTGCGGCGATGCGGCTCGCGCAGCGGGGAATGTAACCTTTGCCATTGCCGACGGTGTCATGGCCGGCACCGCCGCCCATCGCTCACTCATGCTCGAAGGCTTGCACTAACCCACCCGTAGGTCGGATTAGCCGCAAGGCGTAATCCGACATCTTTCTGGCAAATGCGAAAAATTTCCCAACAAAAAAATCACCACCATGCGCCCTTAAAAAATAAAAGATTCAAAGCCCCCAAAACACCTGATATGGTTTGAACTCATTATTCATACCCCAGGACACTGCCCTTTATGTTGACTCTGATTACCCAATGGAGCATCGGTTTTAGTTTAGTCGCCATGGTTATCTTGTGGGGCGTGTATTGGTGGACCTATCAGGCGTTTGAAAAAACGGGGTTTTCTAAATTTGCGTGCACGGCCATGTTAGCCATTGTCGCTAGCATCCAGGTATTTCACGGTTGGGCGCTGGCGTTTGATGGGCAGGTATTTGAAGAGCCTTTTTACCTCGCTCTGCTGTTTGCCTCGCCGGTAGCCTTCTATGGTTTTTGCCGGGAATTGATTGAGCCACAAGCCCGCATCCCTCCGCTTGCTGCATTGGCCATCGTGCCGGTGATATCAGGGCCATGGGCACCGGTACAGATTGCTCTGCCCTTGGCTTTTGCGATGGGAGGGCTCAGCGCCTTTTGGCTCACGCTGAAGTTGCACCGCCTCAAAGACCAACGCCGCCACTTTGAACTGGAGCGGTTTGGCTTACTGGGTATTGCCTTGGTGGCCTGCGTGATATTTTTTGTCGGGCTATTTGCGCCCTGGCTGGGTGAGCGTTTTTATGTTTTGGCCTACGCCAACCTCACCGCTCTGGTACTTGCCGCCATTCTTTGGTTACTGCTGCGTTACCCCGACCTTCTACAAAAAGCGATTGAAGCCGTGACGACAAGCTATGCAGTCTCCACGCTAAAAAATCACGATTGCGATGCCCTTGCCAGACAATTGCAAACCCTGATGCATAAAGAACAGTTGTATAAAGATGAGGACTTAAGTCTGGCACGTCTGGCCGAGTCCTTAGGTTTAACCACGCACCAGACCTCCGAGTTGATCAATACGCAATTTGATATCAGCTTCTCGCGCCTCGTCCGTCAATACCGTATCAATGCCGCCAAGCTGGTGCTCACCCAGGAACCTAATGCGTCGGTGTTGTCGGTCGGGCTATCGGTAGGGTTCAGTTCGCAGTCATCCTTCTACACCGCCTTTCGCGAAGTGACCGGACTGACCCCGGGGCAATACCGCAAACAACACGGCATTCTCACTCGCACGGAGTAACCTGTTG
It contains:
- a CDS encoding AraC family transcriptional regulator translates to MLTLITQWSIGFSLVAMVILWGVYWWTYQAFEKTGFSKFACTAMLAIVASIQVFHGWALAFDGQVFEEPFYLALLFASPVAFYGFCRELIEPQARIPPLAALAIVPVISGPWAPVQIALPLAFAMGGLSAFWLTLKLHRLKDQRRHFELERFGLLGIALVACVIFFVGLFAPWLGERFYVLAYANLTALVLAAILWLLLRYPDLLQKAIEAVTTSYAVSTLKNHDCDALARQLQTLMHKEQLYKDEDLSLARLAESLGLTTHQTSELINTQFDISFSRLVRQYRINAAKLVLTQEPNASVLSVGLSVGFSSQSSFYTAFREVTGLTPGQYRKQHGILTRTE